ATGACAAATCCCAAATCTCGTTGTCTCCTTTCTCGAGCCTTTGTTAGTTTATAAATTCCATTTGCTCCCTCATTTGTAGATAAACTTATGTACATTTCTTCATAAGCCTTATCCTTCACCTCCACCACAGCCCTTTTTGCTAGACGTTTTGTTGCCTTATAAAGAATTTTCTTTGTATCAAATTTCTCTTGTTCATTGCAGCATATAAGCTCCTTAAAGCGTGCTTGTTTAACTTTTACTCGCTCTTGCACATCCTCATTCCACCACCAAGCCTCTTTTTGATCATGAATTTTCCACGAGGTGATTCCTAACATATCTTTAGCCACACCCCTAATTAAAGAATCCAAATGATTCCATATTTGGTTTACATCATCCCCAACAAAGCTTCTTTGTTCTAAACCAATTCTTTCCTTGAAAATCCGTACTCTTTCACCCTTcatatttttccataaaatacgCGGAGTCATCTCCTGAATAACTACTGTTATCTATCTCCTCATAAAAATATCCATTACCAACAAATGATGTTGTGTAGCATACATCTCATCCGGAATCACTTTacaatttttgtaatttttgtTGCGTCTTCTCGAAAAAAAATAATCTATTTGCGTGCTACAACCTCCACTCTTAAAAGTAATTAAATGAGCATCCCTCTTTTTGAAACAAGAATTAACTATCACTAATTCATGAGCTAATGCAAATTCTAAAAGAGCACGCCCACCTTCATTCCCTATACGATATCTCAGGGGATGCCCGTTTATGGTGGTTTTTAAGTCTTAACGACACAAGGTATACCCTTCGCATCGAGTTTATGCACTTCTAAAGGAAAATCCATTATCCCCTTAACACTTGGGGCATTAATATAATACTGTTAAGGCAAGAAATAAAGTTGCATGTACAGTACAAAATACAACAAAAACTGCTACGGAAAAAGTGAAGCCGAAAATTTGGTGCAAGATGCAATAATGTTTGACAAATATGCAGTAACTTAAGGAGCTCAAGATGCAAGTAAAAATACAGTTGAATAAAGGAAGGGCACGAAGGCTTCCAAATAAAGTATGCCCGAAGGCGACCAAAGTTAAAAGCCCGAACGCAGTAGTACAAAGAAAAATAAATTACAAGTCCTATTCTAGGACTAAAGCTCAGGGTCCGAGAGATCTTCATCTTCGCAAGAGGAGACTACCAAGGGCCCCACTTCATCGATTCGGCCGATAGGATCTTTAAGCAACTCATCCAAAAGCTGCTTGTAGTCCCAACTAAGCTCATGTGCCTTCCTCAGCACATGGTCGACACCAAACTCGAAGCATCGCTCCTCAGTCAGGTCCAGCATTTTCAGCTTCCTTCGAAGCTCCctctgtaacgaccgagaaattacgtttgtattatattataataatgataaattaagtgtattattatgtgattaaatgtgttaaatcattaaaccctaactgctatgtgttatgtgttggctcttttgatccaaacgtgttttggatatttattgagcattttatcgtcagttatatattttatatcaaaacccgtacagctcaaaactatgttttaaaagcccgtatttcaaacaaaatcattggccctattttatttaaaatgccctataccatatcgatattctgaacccttagacattttataaattgacctttttcgcgaaaaatgacttttccggaccccttcgggtaccaaaaaccccacaaaaatttcatttttatttttatatgatcatgaaattatcatatatcatttttctttgtatttttgtaatattcacaatttttgggattttttagcatttattttgtatttattggatatttaaaaattcaatattaatacccaaaaattataaaaattggggccaaatatttttattaggagtgtaattagacccttaattttacttaggggtattattttcataaatataaaaacctgatttactattaattaaatcagttaattataattaaaaatcagaaaaataaaaagaaaattagaaagggaattagggttagggtttgtgaagaacagagcaggaggatcaaagctgattttcatcatgattccggagtccaaatcgttagtgtaagtacttgttttgaagcttatgatctgtagttttcgattatgtaattattttttatgTTTGATTGATTggattgaaatttatattttcgggtttaatttcttgaattcgggtttgcAGTTCTGTtaattgtttgatgattctgttagcatagACGTTTAGATCATCGGATAGGGAGTCGATTGGCACCGGTTTCGCGTTCGTTGGCTTCCATTTCGTGCTCGCCGGAGAACGACGTCGCCGCCGTGTTCTTCGTGTTTCCGGCCACGTTTCGACGAGAGGAGGACGAGGGAAGGAGGAGGAAGGTGCTGGGAGCGTCGTTGTGTTGCTGTGCTTCGAAACCGCAGAAGAATGAGCCTGGAATCGAGTATTTTCGCCTCGCCGGAAACCGTCgccgtcgccggattctgggacggtgatggctgttcttcgtgacccgttaacccgaggtcgacccggtttgcaacacagaaacgacccgggtttgatcctttAGAACCCAAACTCTGTtctgattttgtgtttttgagtaattaattatttatttatattttagtaattaaaatcagtttttaatatttctaaaaattaattaaaaattagttttaaattctgaaaaatagtattattaatttctaaattattttattaaattataaatttgaaattaattatttaattaattatttagttatttatctaattatttattaattatctaattaattaataattgggtaattaattaataattaggtaattaattaataaataagaattagaaataattaagtgatatgattaataatctaataattagttaataatgcgaatagtaattcgataattagaattagtattcgagcgatagttattcgaataatattgcggtaattatttatagcgtataattaaatatcggtaactaattgattagcgaatcgtatgagtttcaacaataatataatagttcgataattatgtgagaattgcgagtagctcgtagttatacgagtgattaatcgttaagttggtttataattctaataattcgtagttattcgataaatagcgtattagttaattaaatcgattgattatttgtaaataatcgatctgatcgaataagtaataataatttgtaataaatagtaataattcctaataattagggattaattattttaaaatacaataattattaattaattatttaaaaatataattaaggtttgtttaattataattaattatttataaattaattattaattaattaaatcttgtttaattcataataattcaaccgttagtccgatttgagcgaaacgaagacccctagactcagaaaaatgagacgaatccaataaaaacagttgtaagttataattttttccaaaaaagagtggtttggtgataattaatagttcataggtcctaataggggtataattgagtcgaataaatctcgaaaaattataataaaatcagataaggctagttaatgcaggtatgagtctagaattgattctaaaaataattataagtctaaaaaaaattgattatgtgctttatgtactacgtgctttacgtgattatgtgaatatatgtgttgtataaatgtatgtgtatatatgtgttagatatatttgataatgtcatggctaatatgatttatgtttagttttcagatcttacttaacaggacaaatcagtacttaactgggaatcagtacttatactggaagtcaggacttaaggatatcagtacttatattatcaggagataatcatcagaagatagatatcagaacttaagtgctgaaggacgttcagataaggacagtagctgattaaaggaaagaagatcgagataaacataagaagagatatgcatgaagaaggaattctatgaagaatagaatacttagaagaaaagatatctgattgatatattttaggaagcacaattatattccatatcaattagcgattatcttgtaactgtgtactatataaacacagacatagggtttacactataagtgttatcatattcgagaagattattcattgtaaccctagcagctctcgtgatatttgttcatcactcagaggtaacagttccatactgtaacagagtttattgtttcaataaagtttgttttctgttactcgaaatattaaaagttcgatttgattgtattttatactgtatttaccccctctatagtatgtgtgacctaacaagtggtatcagatccTATCTGTTaaacacatacagttaaagatccaaacacaatcatgtctgacacagaaactccaaataagcctaccaaaactgaagaacctccaaagacacaaattcaaagtcggtatgaaaccatcagagttcccatactgagaccatctgaatatgccatagggaaggtgaggatgaccatgtttctggaagctacagatccagaatatcttgatagaatcaagtaagggcctcacaaaccaaccaagctcgctgttgcagttgcaggtgaagcagcaaagaccgtaccaaaggaaaagagtgattatactgctgaagatatcgcatcaattgctaaggatgctaaggtacgacacttactgcatagtgccattgataatgtaatgtcaaatagggtaattaactgcaagactgctaaggagatatgggatgctctggaaacaaggtgtcagggaactgatacaattaagaagaacaggaagacaatactcactcaagagtatgaacactttgactcaaaggctaatgaatcattgactgatttatatgatagatttgtcaaactcttcaatgatctgtcactggttaataaggagtatgatcttgaagattcaaaccttaaattcctgttagctcttcctgaatgttgggatttgaaggcaacaacaataagagacaattacaatcttgacaaaacaactcttgatgaaatttatggaatgctcaagactcatgaacttgagatggaacaaagaagcaagaggaaaggagaaaagtcaaggacagttgctcttaaggctgaagaagaatcccccaaggcagctacctcaaggaaagacaagggtaaagctcttttcacaaagtctgatactgagtcatcaagttctgaaagtgatgatgactcagattctgaaagctttcctgagactgatgctgatgaggagatgatgaagctgtgtgctcttatggtaaaagggatcacaaagattgcatacaggaagttcaggaagggaaagaagttttccaggaaaggcataagttctgataagaagaatttcagaagatctgaaggcagaggaggaaagtctgatagaggagattataccaatgtcaaatgctataactgtggtgagaaaggccacatatctcctgattacaagaaggtaaagggtgacaaaggcaaggctcttgtcacaaagcagaaaagttggacatacacctcagaccttgaaagtgaggagaactatgcattgagGCAAATGCCGATAAAGAAAGTG
The sequence above is drawn from the Apium graveolens cultivar Ventura chromosome 2, ASM990537v1, whole genome shotgun sequence genome and encodes:
- the LOC141693456 gene encoding uncharacterized protein LOC141693456, whose protein sequence is MKGERVRIFKERIGLEQRSFVGDDVNQIWNHLDSLIRGVAKDMLGITSWKIHDQKEAWWWNEDVQERVKVKQARFKELICCNEQEKFDTKKILYKATKRLAKRAVVEVKDKAYEEMYISLSTNEGANGIYKLTKARERRQRDLGFVIFIKDENARVLVKDDDIKCRWYHYFKQLFNASRISGEEIER